The following proteins come from a genomic window of Micavibrio aeruginosavorus EPB:
- the cysD gene encoding sulfate adenylyltransferase subunit CysD: protein MMRDHLTQLENQTLYILREAVAQVAPLCMLWSMGKDSTALLWMVRKAFFGRVPFPLVLLDTGQELEAVYEFRDALVRDWNLPYITVPCPPESEMDATLPPATRAAQRKSVGLKNFIAQEKLRGVIVGIRRDEQALRAKERVFSPRDSFGAWDVREQPPELWDCYRPVVPDGGHVRIHPLLNWTESDIWRYTQRENIPFVPLYLARDGMRYRSLGEKNITHPVVSEAASIDDIIRELDSTRTSERAGRSMDCETENSFELLRTRGYM, encoded by the coding sequence ATGATGCGCGACCATTTAACCCAGCTTGAAAACCAGACTTTGTACATCCTGCGCGAAGCGGTGGCACAGGTGGCACCGCTGTGCATGCTCTGGTCCATGGGCAAGGATTCCACCGCGTTGTTGTGGATGGTGCGCAAAGCGTTTTTCGGGCGCGTGCCGTTTCCGCTGGTCCTGCTGGACACCGGACAGGAGCTGGAGGCGGTTTATGAATTTCGTGACGCCCTCGTGCGGGATTGGAACTTGCCCTATATCACCGTGCCATGCCCGCCGGAATCCGAGATGGATGCGACCCTGCCCCCCGCCACCCGCGCGGCACAGCGCAAGAGTGTCGGTCTAAAAAACTTCATTGCGCAGGAAAAATTGCGCGGCGTCATCGTTGGTATCCGCCGCGATGAACAGGCGTTGCGGGCGAAGGAACGTGTTTTTTCCCCGCGCGATTCGTTCGGCGCATGGGATGTACGCGAACAACCGCCGGAATTGTGGGATTGTTACCGCCCCGTGGTGCCCGATGGCGGCCATGTGCGCATTCACCCGTTGCTGAACTGGACCGAGTCCGATATCTGGCGTTATACGCAACGTGAAAACATTCCATTCGTGCCGCTGTATCTGGCGCGGGATGGGATGCGCTATCGGTCGCTGGGGGAAAAAAACATCACCCATCCGGTGGTCAGTGAGGCCGCCAGTATTGATGATATTATCCGCGAACTGGATTCAACCCGCACATCCGAACGGGCCGGACGGTCGATGGATTGTGAAACGGAAAATTCGTTCGAACTTCTGCGCACGCGGGGGTACATGTAA
- a CDS encoding 3'(2'),5'-bisphosphate nucleotidase CysQ family protein has translation MDKAAAAQLLPPVGLIAQHAGAIIMHYYANTDETALKLEIKDDNSPVTAADKAASDYIVQALTELTPTIPVVSEENDTDPNTANGAPYWVVDPLDGTKEFLARTGGFCVKIALIAEGRPVIGVVYSPVQDVLYMGATGLPAMRQIGSGAIHTIQTRPAAPAEEAGRLRVLFNQTHADPALYDATRERLADILHLPETPAIRPGLPRNLQVAQGTADLHVGTGRDETLEKGGGYQWDIAADLVILQAAGGNMQRLKDGGEVLFTAPRDRLPSYIAYGDAALRYRLTFD, from the coding sequence ATGGATAAAGCCGCCGCCGCACAATTGCTCCCCCCTGTCGGCCTGATTGCCCAGCATGCCGGGGCGATCATCATGCATTATTATGCCAACACGGATGAAACGGCGCTGAAACTGGAAATCAAGGACGACAATTCCCCCGTCACCGCCGCCGACAAGGCCGCCAGCGACTATATCGTTCAGGCCTTAACCGAGCTGACCCCCACGATTCCGGTCGTATCCGAAGAAAACGACACCGACCCCAACACCGCCAATGGGGCCCCATACTGGGTCGTTGACCCGCTGGATGGCACCAAGGAATTTCTGGCCCGCACGGGCGGTTTCTGCGTCAAAATCGCCCTGATCGCAGAGGGGCGACCCGTGATTGGTGTGGTCTACAGCCCGGTGCAGGATGTCCTCTATATGGGGGCCACCGGCCTGCCCGCCATGCGCCAGATCGGGTCAGGCGCGATCCATACGATCCAGACCCGTCCAGCAGCCCCGGCCGAGGAAGCCGGGCGTTTGCGCGTCCTGTTCAACCAGACTCATGCCGACCCGGCTTTGTATGATGCCACCCGGGAACGGCTGGCGGATATCCTGCACCTGCCCGAAACCCCGGCGATCCGCCCCGGATTGCCCCGCAATCTGCAGGTCGCCCAAGGCACAGCCGACCTGCATGTCGGCACGGGCCGCGATGAAACACTGGAAAAAGGCGGCGGATATCAATGGGATATCGCCGCGGACCTGGTCATTTTGCAAGCCGCGGGCGGCAATATGCAACGCCTCAAAGACGGGGGCGAGGTCCTGTTCACCGCCCCACGGGACCGCCTGCCCTCTTATATCGCCTATGGTGACGCGGCCCTGCGCTATCGCCTGACCTTCGACTGA
- a CDS encoding SapC family protein: MVDKNTAPKDDGTVRPMPLFYTNPAPLDSKRHANLALKKNFGFDYASDVNAVPVNMIEMPQVCHFYPIAFSPDENATPVAIMGLRDNENLFVGNKGTWEEGAYIPAYIRRYPFIFSELPGSDQLTLCVDINDTVTEENGEQKFFDADGKPSALAQNALEFCKSYHAAAQQTLEFSRYLAASGLLVDRKAEIVVAGNRRINFAGFRILDEQKLTQMDDKDFLEWRKRGWLPFLYAHLFSGSQWQRLTRLLNEKLEKEDSKTK, translated from the coding sequence ATGGTCGACAAGAACACCGCCCCGAAGGACGACGGCACAGTCCGACCGATGCCGCTGTTTTACACCAATCCGGCCCCGCTGGATTCCAAACGCCATGCGAACCTGGCGCTGAAAAAAAATTTTGGTTTTGATTACGCCTCCGATGTGAATGCCGTTCCGGTCAACATGATCGAGATGCCGCAGGTCTGCCACTTCTACCCGATCGCATTCAGCCCGGATGAAAACGCAACCCCGGTTGCGATCATGGGTCTGCGCGATAATGAAAACCTGTTCGTTGGAAACAAGGGCACGTGGGAAGAAGGCGCATACATTCCCGCTTATATCCGCCGTTACCCGTTCATCTTCTCCGAACTGCCGGGCAGTGATCAACTGACCCTGTGCGTGGACATCAACGACACAGTCACCGAAGAAAACGGCGAACAGAAATTCTTTGATGCCGATGGCAAGCCGAGCGCGCTGGCTCAGAACGCATTGGAATTCTGCAAGTCCTATCACGCCGCCGCCCAGCAAACGTTGGAGTTTTCGCGGTATCTGGCCGCCAGCGGATTGCTGGTGGATCGCAAGGCCGAAATCGTCGTGGCCGGAAACCGTCGCATCAACTTCGCCGGGTTCCGCATTCTGGACGAACAGAAACTGACCCAGATGGATGACAAGGACTTCCTGGAGTGGCGCAAGCGCGGCTGGCTGCCGTTCCTGTATGCCCACCTGTTCTCGGGCAGCCAGTGGCAACGTCTGACCCGCCTGCTGAATGAAAAGCTGGAAAAAGAAGACAGCAAAACGAAATAA
- a CDS encoding MerR family transcriptional regulator — protein sequence MAKVGAQRAAELTGRSKSTIQRAMGTGKLSFEVDANGRRTVDVSELDRVFGLLPQGTGHAALQNNASAEAELKRAADMLEIERLKMRVKMLEEQVDSLKDQLEDNKAQRDQWQKQAQQVLLTSQYSQKQAEELKAELVEQQRRIKMRRMQELEKAGKLQKPANPAQGISQNADQTAGDSGKAAAAQIQGLWQKIRGDKTAPLKPTGFYGYEKAGPESPAFFMPRFLHPRW from the coding sequence ATGGCAAAAGTTGGCGCACAACGAGCCGCAGAATTAACAGGCCGTTCCAAATCCACCATCCAGCGCGCGATGGGCACGGGTAAATTGTCGTTCGAAGTGGACGCCAATGGCCGCCGCACCGTTGATGTATCCGAACTGGACCGCGTGTTCGGCCTGTTGCCGCAAGGCACCGGCCACGCCGCCCTGCAAAACAACGCCAGCGCCGAAGCCGAATTGAAACGCGCGGCCGACATGCTGGAAATTGAGCGCCTGAAAATGCGCGTCAAAATGCTGGAAGAACAGGTTGATTCGCTGAAGGACCAACTGGAAGACAACAAAGCCCAGCGCGACCAGTGGCAAAAACAGGCGCAGCAAGTCCTGCTGACCAGCCAGTACAGCCAGAAACAGGCCGAAGAACTGAAGGCCGAACTGGTTGAACAACAACGCCGCATTAAAATGCGCCGCATGCAGGAACTGGAAAAAGCTGGAAAATTGCAAAAACCGGCCAACCCGGCCCAAGGCATCAGCCAGAACGCCGATCAAACCGCCGGCGATTCCGGAAAGGCCGCCGCCGCCCAAATTCAGGGTCTGTGGCAAAAAATTCGCGGCGACAAAACCGCTCCGCTTAAGCCAACGGGTTTTTATGGATACGAAAAAGCCGGGCCCGAAAGCCCGGCTTTTTTCATGCCTCGATTTTTACACCCCCGATGGTGA
- a CDS encoding acyl-CoA dehydrogenase, with product MTDYTPPQKDMAFLLNDVIGLGGIPAAADLDAETIDAILGEAGKLARDVLAPLNHSGDQVGNVLKDGVLTTPPGFRDAYKHYAEGGWNAVPFDPDFGGQGLPWVVAFPVMEMWQAANMSFGLCPLLNQGAVEAIHSHGSDALKAAYLEKLISGEWTGTMNLTEPQAGSDLSAITTRAVKQADGSYKITGQKIFITYGEHDWADNIIHLVLARTPDAPEGVKGISLFIVPKFILDENGNPGARNDVKCVGIEHKLGIHASPTCTMQYGDAGGATGYLVGVENEGLKYMFTMMNNARLCVGLQGVAVADRATQAAIDYAKGRVQGRALSGAGDRVAIIHHPDVVRMILSMKAQVEAGRAMAYEAARALDLAHTGDKAMQARVDFLTPIVKSWCTDMAVRVTSIGVQIHGGMGFIEETGAAQYYRDARILPIYEGTNGIQAADLAFRKILRDGGAAAQAWLDDMDGVCARLNAANQNDLGTLATALKTNVTALRAATQALVQSGTNDPDRVGAIDAPFLHAFGTVSGAAMMARRALAAHGGAADAAFQATQMDMARFYFAHILPEAQAALDVVSHGADVVTGFDIARL from the coding sequence ATGACTGATTACACCCCCCCGCAAAAGGATATGGCCTTTCTTCTCAATGATGTGATTGGGTTGGGGGGCATTCCGGCGGCGGCGGATCTGGATGCGGAAACAATTGACGCCATCCTGGGCGAAGCCGGCAAACTGGCGCGCGATGTTCTGGCCCCGCTGAACCACAGCGGTGATCAGGTGGGTAACGTGTTGAAAGACGGCGTCTTAACCACGCCGCCGGGGTTCCGCGATGCGTACAAACACTATGCCGAAGGGGGGTGGAACGCGGTGCCGTTTGATCCCGATTTCGGTGGGCAAGGTTTGCCGTGGGTTGTGGCCTTCCCGGTGATGGAGATGTGGCAGGCGGCCAACATGTCCTTTGGTCTGTGCCCGTTGCTGAACCAGGGCGCGGTTGAAGCCATTCACAGCCACGGGTCCGATGCATTGAAAGCGGCCTATCTGGAAAAACTGATTTCCGGTGAATGGACCGGCACGATGAACCTGACCGAACCGCAGGCGGGGTCCGATTTATCGGCCATTACCACCCGCGCGGTGAAACAGGCCGATGGCAGTTATAAAATCACGGGCCAGAAGATTTTCATTACATACGGCGAACATGATTGGGCCGACAATATTATCCATCTGGTTCTGGCCCGCACGCCGGATGCACCGGAAGGGGTGAAGGGCATTTCCCTGTTTATCGTGCCGAAATTCATTCTGGATGAAAACGGTAACCCGGGTGCGCGCAATGACGTCAAATGCGTCGGTATTGAACACAAATTGGGCATTCACGCATCGCCCACCTGCACCATGCAATATGGTGATGCGGGCGGGGCCACCGGATATCTGGTCGGGGTTGAAAATGAAGGCCTGAAATACATGTTCACCATGATGAACAATGCGCGTCTGTGCGTCGGGTTGCAGGGTGTGGCCGTGGCCGATCGCGCGACACAGGCCGCCATTGATTACGCCAAGGGGCGCGTGCAGGGCCGTGCCTTGTCCGGCGCGGGGGATCGCGTTGCGATCATTCACCACCCGGATGTTGTGCGTATGATTTTGTCAATGAAGGCGCAGGTCGAAGCAGGTCGCGCCATGGCATACGAAGCGGCGCGCGCGCTGGATCTGGCCCACACGGGGGATAAGGCGATGCAGGCGCGTGTCGATTTCCTGACCCCGATTGTCAAAAGCTGGTGCACCGATATGGCGGTGCGCGTGACATCGATTGGCGTGCAAATTCACGGCGGTATGGGGTTCATCGAAGAAACGGGCGCGGCGCAATATTACCGCGATGCCCGCATCCTGCCGATCTATGAGGGGACCAACGGTATTCAGGCGGCTGATCTGGCCTTCCGCAAGATCCTGCGTGATGGCGGGGCGGCGGCGCAGGCGTGGCTGGATGACATGGATGGCGTGTGCGCGCGCCTGAATGCGGCGAACCAGAATGATCTGGGCACATTGGCGACCGCATTGAAAACGAACGTGACGGCGTTGCGTGCGGCGACGCAGGCGCTGGTGCAATCCGGGACCAATGATCCCGATCGCGTCGGGGCGATTGATGCCCCGTTCCTGCATGCGTTTGGTACCGTATCGGGCGCGGCGATGATGGCGCGGCGCGCGTTGGCGGCCCATGGTGGTGCAGCCGATGCCGCGTTCCAGGCCACGCAAATGGATATGGCGCGGTTCTACTTCGCCCATATTCTGCCCGAAGCGCAGGCGGCCCTGGATGTCGTGTCCCATGGGGCGGATGTTGTGACCGGGTTTGATATTGCGCGGTTGTAA
- a CDS encoding lysozyme family protein yields MNVNGNAIYNKELEALSQRAGADVTAAIHKASTATGVDFAYLMEKAAAESSFDTDAQAKTSSARGLYQFIERTWLQMVKDHGAQYGLGDYADQISSNYKVADKAVRKEILALRDDPQIASYMAAEFAADNKAYMQQNLDKGYGDIGATEMYFAHFLGAGQATAFLNAMKDNPLQAAADLFPKAAKANYNVFYNSKTGQAKSLAQVYAFFDKKFGSDGSIDTDALRANRLAPGVPSRKPDQFKPLDSNGDGLRIQPRPQFIATRDLGFGEDDDATSAAGSLWTNAQLSMAKSSLSLLSNDKSRDAVPTGGLITDPITVMTMAQLSTPGDTGTNTAAHQRKKDDDDNQGAHERIMRPRLMTSISV; encoded by the coding sequence ATGAATGTGAACGGTAATGCCATATATAACAAAGAGTTAGAAGCCCTGAGCCAGCGGGCTGGCGCGGACGTGACCGCCGCCATCCACAAAGCTAGCACGGCCACCGGGGTTGATTTTGCCTATTTGATGGAAAAAGCTGCCGCCGAGAGCAGCTTCGACACCGACGCCCAAGCCAAGACCAGTTCCGCCCGCGGCCTGTACCAGTTTATTGAACGCACCTGGCTGCAGATGGTGAAGGACCACGGCGCGCAATATGGCCTGGGCGATTATGCCGATCAGATTTCCAGCAATTACAAAGTCGCCGACAAGGCCGTGCGGAAAGAAATTCTGGCCCTGCGCGATGACCCGCAAATCGCCTCCTATATGGCTGCGGAATTTGCCGCCGATAACAAGGCGTATATGCAACAGAATTTGGATAAGGGTTACGGCGATATCGGGGCCACCGAAATGTATTTCGCCCACTTCCTGGGCGCGGGACAGGCGACAGCGTTCCTGAACGCGATGAAGGATAACCCGCTCCAAGCCGCCGCCGATTTGTTCCCCAAGGCCGCGAAAGCCAATTACAACGTCTTTTACAATTCCAAAACCGGACAGGCCAAATCACTGGCGCAAGTGTACGCGTTCTTTGACAAGAAGTTCGGCAGTGACGGCAGCATCGACACCGATGCGCTGCGCGCCAATCGCCTGGCCCCCGGTGTTCCATCACGCAAACCCGATCAATTTAAACCGCTGGACAGCAATGGTGACGGACTGCGCATTCAACCGCGCCCGCAATTTATCGCGACGCGCGATTTGGGCTTTGGCGAAGATGATGACGCAACATCCGCCGCAGGGTCCTTGTGGACCAACGCACAACTGTCCATGGCGAAATCATCGCTGTCCCTGCTCAGCAATGACAAATCGCGCGATGCTGTTCCAACGGGCGGGTTGATCACCGATCCGATCACCGTGATGACCATGGCACAGCTCAGCACGCCGGGGGATACGGGCACCAACACCGCCGCCCATCAGCGCAAGAAAGATGACGACGATAACCAAGGCGCGCACGAGCGCATCATGCGCCCCCGCCTGATGACATCCATCAGCGTTTAG
- a CDS encoding L-threonylcarbamoyladenylate synthase: MPRIVAVSSSSLNDAAQILRDGGLVAMPTETVYGLAANALDGVAVAKIFAAKGRPGFNPLIVHVPDVAAAEKLVVMNDAARLVAESFWPGPLTMILPRAEHCPVSDLCSAGLLTLAIRVPALKATQDLLRACAVPLAAPSANKSGSISPTTPKHVADSLGDAVDMILAAGACDVGLESTVLDMSGAVPVVLRPGAITAEQIGHVLGCDVGYDLGDHGGADVKSPGQLLRHYAPGIPLRMRAVDVAPGEALLAFGSTRFMGVRGGGAASALPDHALRNLSENGDLYEAASNLFRMMRELDNGQNNGIAVMDIPDTGVGLAINDRLRRAAAGSAK; this comes from the coding sequence ATGCCGCGTATCGTTGCTGTGTCCTCTTCCTCGTTAAATGACGCCGCGCAGATTTTGCGTGATGGCGGATTGGTGGCCATGCCGACCGAAACGGTGTATGGCCTGGCGGCCAATGCGCTGGACGGTGTCGCGGTGGCCAAGATTTTTGCGGCCAAGGGACGCCCCGGGTTTAACCCGCTGATTGTGCATGTGCCCGATGTCGCGGCGGCGGAAAAGCTGGTCGTGATGAATGATGCGGCGCGCCTGGTCGCGGAATCGTTCTGGCCGGGGCCGTTGACGATGATCCTGCCGCGGGCGGAACACTGCCCTGTATCCGATTTATGTTCTGCGGGTTTGCTAACGCTGGCTATTCGTGTGCCCGCGTTGAAGGCGACACAGGATCTTTTGCGGGCCTGTGCCGTGCCGCTGGCGGCTCCCAGTGCCAATAAATCCGGGTCCATCAGTCCGACCACGCCGAAACATGTGGCCGATTCCCTGGGGGATGCGGTCGATATGATTTTGGCGGCGGGGGCGTGTGATGTGGGGTTGGAATCAACGGTGCTGGATATGTCGGGTGCGGTGCCCGTTGTCCTGCGTCCCGGGGCAATCACGGCGGAACAGATCGGCCATGTTCTGGGGTGCGACGTTGGGTATGATCTGGGTGATCATGGCGGGGCGGATGTGAAATCACCGGGGCAATTGCTCCGCCATTATGCGCCGGGTATCCCGTTGCGCATGCGGGCGGTGGATGTTGCGCCGGGCGAGGCTCTGCTGGCCTTTGGCTCTACGCGCTTTATGGGTGTGCGTGGTGGGGGTGCAGCCAGCGCATTGCCCGATCATGCCCTGCGGAATTTGAGCGAGAACGGCGATCTGTACGAAGCGGCCTCCAATCTGTTTCGCATGATGCGCGAATTGGATAACGGGCAGAATAATGGGATTGCCGTGATGGATATTCCCGACACGGGTGTCGGGCTGGCGATCAATGACCGTTTGCGCCGCGCCGCGGCAGGCAGTGCGAAATAG
- a CDS encoding anhydro-N-acetylmuramic acid kinase encodes MQKPREYTVIGLMSGTSLDGIDAALIRTDGADSLTHLGFITIPYADSVRDALRACLGRRVDNDGTVARAEALMTMAHADAVRALLAQTGVDAADVDLIGFHGQTIMHDAPGGFTWQIGDGDLLARETGIDVINDFRTNDVKHGGQGAPLIPLYHRAMAASSGLDLPVAILNIGGVANVTWIGADGRLSAFDTGPGNAIINDWTRQQTGAEFDQDGQLAKSGTFHNGLVRGWLGHQYFRVAPPKSLDRDAWHIIGDLVGMSAADGAATLTRFTVESIAAARDHLPEAPKAWYVAGGGRLNPVIMDGLRDVLGVPVHSIDALGWNGDAVEAEGFAWLAVRSLLGQPLSVPETTGCKIAVSGGRLHPAPGKTMRVG; translated from the coding sequence ATGCAAAAGCCAAGAGAATACACGGTTATCGGCCTGATGTCGGGCACATCGCTGGATGGGATTGATGCGGCACTGATCCGGACCGATGGCGCGGATTCCCTGACACATCTGGGGTTTATCACGATTCCTTATGCGGATTCTGTGCGGGATGCCTTGCGTGCATGTCTGGGGCGCCGTGTGGACAATGACGGTACCGTAGCGCGGGCGGAGGCCTTGATGACCATGGCCCATGCCGATGCGGTCCGGGCTTTGCTGGCGCAGACCGGGGTGGATGCGGCGGATGTGGACCTGATCGGTTTCCATGGCCAGACGATCATGCATGACGCGCCCGGTGGTTTTACGTGGCAGATTGGCGATGGCGATTTGCTGGCGCGCGAAACCGGTATTGATGTCATCAATGATTTTCGCACCAATGATGTGAAGCATGGCGGGCAGGGTGCGCCGTTGATCCCGCTTTATCACCGGGCCATGGCGGCGTCATCGGGGTTGGATTTGCCGGTGGCGATTTTAAATATCGGCGGTGTGGCGAATGTGACATGGATCGGGGCCGATGGACGATTGAGTGCGTTTGATACCGGACCCGGAAATGCCATCATCAATGACTGGACCCGCCAACAGACCGGCGCGGAATTTGACCAGGATGGTCAATTGGCCAAATCTGGAACGTTCCACAATGGGCTGGTGCGTGGTTGGCTGGGGCACCAATATTTCCGCGTGGCCCCGCCGAAATCGCTGGACCGCGATGCGTGGCATATCATTGGCGATCTGGTCGGGATGAGCGCGGCGGATGGCGCGGCGACGCTGACCCGGTTTACCGTTGAATCCATTGCCGCCGCGCGCGATCATCTGCCCGAGGCACCAAAGGCCTGGTACGTGGCCGGTGGCGGGCGGTTGAACCCGGTGATCATGGATGGCTTGCGTGATGTACTGGGCGTGCCCGTTCATTCGATTGACGCATTGGGCTGGAACGGCGATGCGGTCGAGGCCGAAGGGTTTGCATGGCTGGCTGTGCGGTCTCTGCTGGGGCAGCCCTTGTCGGTGCCTGAAACAACCGGATGCAAAATCGCGGTCAGCGGCGGGCGGTTGCATCCCGCCCCCGGAAAAACAATGCGCGTGGGCTAG
- the tyrS gene encoding tyrosine--tRNA ligase has protein sequence MASYKSEFLNILQQRGFIHQCSDFDGLDAKLAAGSCSAYVGYDPTGKSLHVGHMISIMMLMWFQKCGHKPVTLMGGGTAMLGDPSFKDKTRPLLTKDEIKTNIASIQESFASYIDYDTATNAATMVNNADWLLNLNYMDFLREYGTHFTVNRMLTFDSVKLRLDREQPLTFLEFNYMIMQGYDFVELHRRYGTILQMGGSDQWGNMINGVELGRRADNAELFVLTCPLLTTASGAKMGKTENGAVWLRGDMCSPYDYWQYWRNTEDADVGKFLRLFTMLPLDKIAKLEALGGSDINEAKKVLAFEATKLCHGEAAAHEAAATAQKVFEQGGVGGDLPSIEYDRNILDSGIALVDVLCDLDLASSKGDARRLIQGGGARVNDAQINDVAHTIAANDLTGEGYIKISSGKKKHALVRVKA, from the coding sequence ATGGCCAGCTATAAATCCGAATTCCTGAACATTTTACAACAACGTGGCTTTATCCACCAGTGCAGTGATTTTGACGGGCTGGACGCGAAACTGGCCGCCGGGTCATGCTCGGCTTATGTCGGCTATGACCCCACGGGCAAATCCCTGCATGTCGGGCACATGATTTCCATCATGATGCTGATGTGGTTCCAGAAATGCGGCCATAAACCCGTGACCCTGATGGGGGGCGGCACGGCCATGCTGGGCGATCCGTCGTTCAAGGATAAAACGCGCCCGTTGCTGACCAAGGATGAAATCAAAACCAATATCGCCAGCATTCAGGAAAGCTTTGCGTCCTATATCGATTATGACACCGCGACCAACGCCGCGACCATGGTCAACAATGCCGACTGGCTGCTGAACCTGAATTACATGGATTTCCTGCGCGAGTATGGCACGCACTTCACCGTCAACCGCATGCTGACCTTTGACTCGGTCAAACTGCGTCTGGACCGGGAGCAGCCGCTGACCTTCCTGGAATTCAACTACATGATCATGCAGGGGTACGATTTCGTCGAACTGCACCGCCGTTATGGCACGATCCTGCAAATGGGCGGATCGGACCAATGGGGCAACATGATCAACGGCGTTGAACTGGGCCGCCGCGCGGATAACGCGGAATTGTTCGTCCTGACTTGCCCGCTGCTGACCACCGCGTCGGGCGCGAAAATGGGCAAGACGGAAAATGGCGCGGTCTGGCTGCGCGGCGATATGTGCAGCCCATACGATTACTGGCAATACTGGCGCAACACCGAAGATGCCGACGTCGGCAAATTCCTGCGCCTGTTCACCATGCTGCCGCTGGATAAGATCGCAAAACTGGAAGCCCTCGGCGGATCGGACATCAATGAGGCGAAGAAAGTTCTGGCGTTTGAAGCCACCAAACTCTGCCACGGTGAGGCCGCCGCCCACGAAGCCGCCGCAACCGCGCAGAAGGTTTTCGAACAAGGCGGTGTTGGCGGTGATTTGCCGAGCATTGAATATGACCGCAACATTCTGGATTCCGGCATTGCCCTGGTCGATGTGCTGTGCGATCTGGACCTGGCCTCATCCAAGGGTGATGCCCGCCGCTTGATCCAAGGGGGCGGTGCCCGTGTCAATGATGCACAAATCAACGACGTGGCCCACACCATTGCGGCCAATGATTTGACCGGTGAGGGATATATCAAAATTTCATCCGGTAAAAAGAAACACGCGCTGGTCCGGGTTAAGGCATAA